From a region of the Podospora pseudopauciseta strain CBS 411.78 chromosome 7 map unlocalized CBS411.78m_7, whole genome shotgun sequence genome:
- a CDS encoding uncharacterized protein (EggNog:ENOG503NYI9) yields the protein MSSTQNNALPGRARSLRKPTTVGEHHNKGGLGSESQLPIRGASSTGTGTVSERTLRRAAGVARGSRPLSGVFGGGGGGGGGRTTTMTTTGTGAGQVSSASSSSTNPDSSRLGRAPSTRQVSVSSASAGNGDIPGTTRLTRAASTRQFPGASSAKSAASPEGSGIAPPRRTGTGTGTGTTTTIAAEQQPPTPLSRRQTVTESTSRRPTTSGGPIPPPKRIPSTTTTAAHSRAKSSVTTLSSSKTLRPPSSTSQTSTSTTSTTTTDRSKPPITRAPPPPPPPPPPPPPPHKRAPSHPSLSTQPSTPGVGRTRSLKLPQGALAAKTKPEFNTHQQHFSPSKNPQLPKLSAREILAPPSPSKLPANLAISAETARLQTELLQLSLLHQSAEETKLQWEGSAYERLRDRFGVLAGLEKEVVKLEGRRGEDDRAKELLDWGGGKGLEGRVRVLDEVLGKVWGLTENGGRYSRVVARFGKWLGQAEEVMIAREKGEWGLVEGIGREWKEEIGSISRKVHAVSQELYGILDGREAGEAGGLGRVLNGVKDLMGGMVEEIEIMEVVEREVREQEMEWVRRVNREGDEGVETRRRAGAVWRAF from the coding sequence ATGTCGTCCACGCAGAACAACGCGCTGCCTGGTCGcgcgaggagtttgaggaagCCGACTACGGTGGGTGAGCATCACAACAAGGGGGGGCTCGGGAGCGAAAGTCAATTGCCGATCAGGGGGGCATCTTCAACGGGAACGGGAACGGTATCTGAGCGTACACTTAGGCGGGCGGCGGGGGTTGCAAGGGGTAGTAGACCCTTGTCTGgagtttttggtggtggtggtggtggtggtggtggaaggacgacgacgatgacgacgacggggacGGGGGCGGGGCAGgtttcttctgcttcttcttcttctaccAACCCAGACTCATCgagattggggagggcgCCGTCGACGAGGCAGGTTTCGGTTTCTTCTGCTTCGGCGGGGAATGGGGATATACCCGGGACGACACGGCTTACGAGGGCGGCGTCGACACGGCAGTTTCCCGgtgcctcctccgccaagtCAGCAGCTTCTCCAGAGGGGTCGGGTATTGCGCCTCCTAGACggacggggacggggacggggacggggacgaCTACTACCATCGCGgcagagcagcagccgccaaCACCTCTATCCCGCCGCCAGACAGTCACCGAATCAACCTCGCGCAGGCCGACAACATCAGGCGGTccaatcccaccaccaaaacgcatcccctccaccaccaccaccgccgcccacTCACGCGCAAAATCAAGCGTGACCACCCTTTCGAGCAGTAAAACCCTCcgaccaccatcatcaacatcccaAACCTCCACTTCTACTACTTCCACCACGACGACGGACCGTTCCAAACCCCCAATCACACgcgcccctcctcctcctcctcctcctcctcctcctcctcctcctcctcacaaaCGCGCCCCATCTCAcccttccctttccaccCAGCCATCAACACCGGGAGTTGGCAGAACCAGATCCCTCAAACTACCACAAGGTGCGCTGGCGGCAAAGACAAAACCAGAATTCAACAcgcaccaacaacactttTCCCCCTCAAAAAACCCCCAGCTGCCAAAACTGTCCGCCAGAGAAATATTAGCCCCCCCGTCGCCAAGCAAACTACCCGCCAACCTGGCCATCTCAGCAGAGACAGCACGGCTGCAAACCGAATTACTTCAACTATCCCTGCTGCATCAGTCGGCCGAAGAGACAAAACTCCAATGGGAGGGGTCGGCATATGAAAGGTTACGGGACAGATTCGGGGTGCTGGCTGGGCTAGAAAAGGAGGTGGTCAAGTTAGAGGGAcgaaggggggaggatgacagGGCGAAAGAGTTGTTggactggggagggggaaagggactggaggggagggtgagggttttGGATGAGGTGCTGGGCAAGGTGTGGGGGCTGACGGAGAATGGGGGGAGGTATTCGAGGGTTGTGGCGAGGTTTGGGAAGTGGTTGGGtcaggcggaggaggtgatgattgcaagggagaagggggagtgggggttggtggagggcatTGGGCgggagtggaaggaggagattgggAGTATAAGCAGGAAGGTTCATGCTGTTAGCCAGGAGTTGTATGGAATTTTGGACGGGCGTGAGGCTGGTgaggcgggggggttggggagggtgctgaaTGGGGTGAAAGAcctgatgggggggatggtggaagAGATTGAGATTAtggaggttgtggagagggaggtaaGGGAGCAGGAGATGGAGTGGGTTAGGAGGGTTAAtagggagggtgatgagggggtcgagacgaggaggagggcgggggcAGTTTGGAGGGCTTTTTGA